GGTCGCGATAAGCACTTTTTGTAGTTAAATACGTTCTGATTTTATCCGGTGCTGGAATAACTTCTTCCAAAGTGACAGACAAACCAGTATCGATAACTTCTCGATCGGTTTTTGTAATTAAATTAGCAACTTCATTAGGCCACAATTGCCAATCGTTTTTACCGATAATTTCTTCTGTGAATTTATTAAAAATACGGGCGGCAGTAGAATTAATCGTCAAATAGCGTCCTGCCATATCCTTGACAAAAATAACATCACTCGTTCCGGCAAAGATTGCTTGCGAGAAACTATAATTTTCCCAAATATCGGCAGGAGTTTTGTTTAAATATCGATCGGAAATTATTTCAGCTTCGATTATTATTTGATTTACTTCATTTTGAGGGTTAATGCAGGGACGGATCTCCCATTTCAACCAATAGACAGTACCATTAGATTTGATAAAGCAATCTTCGGCGTTTTTTTCGACAATGCCAGCAAAGGATCGCTGGGAAACTTCCTGCCACTTTTGTAATAAATTAGGAAAAATTTCGTAATGAGAGCACCCGATAATATTGCGATCGTTTAAATCAAAATCTGTTAGCCATTGACGAGAAACGAACAGATATCGCCAATCGCGATCGCACATTGCCACAGCCCTAGAACCGTGTTCCAAAAACAGCGACAATAACTCTGAATTGTCTGAGGAATACATAGTTCATTCCCAATACTGATATTGATTACAAATTGCAAATATTGGATTGCAGATTGAAAAGTTTCGTGATAAACCTGCAATCTCAAATTTCCAATTGCTTTGATTGACAATCTATGACTACATCCTAACCTCCACTGATTTTCGCTTTGTACCCCTCTTTGATTAAAAGTTGAAGCAGCTTTTCTTTATGTTCTCCCTGAATTTCTATGGTATTGTCTTTAACCGTACCCCCAGCACCACACTGAGTTTTTAATTTTTTTAAAAGATCGACTAAAGTTTCTGGTTTGGCTTGAAAACCGCTAATTACGGTAACTGTTTTACCTTTTCGACCTTTACTAGTTGCTTGTACTCTCAAATCTTGCTGGTTTGGGGGTAGTTCTTGAATAGGTCTTTCTAGTGCGGCTGAGTTGTCATTATTACCAAATTCCGAGTAAATAACCCGATTTTCTGGCTGGTTTTTCGAGTGGGAAGATTTACGTTTGTCAGTACTCATAAATTTAATCGGTCAACTATCAAAATCTTACAGAATTGAGGAGTCAGAATTCAGGAGTCAGAATTCAGAAGTCAGGAGTCAAA
This DNA window, taken from Leptolyngbyaceae cyanobacterium, encodes the following:
- a CDS encoding translation initiation factor, with translation MSTDKRKSSHSKNQPENRVIYSEFGNNDNSAALERPIQELPPNQQDLRVQATSKGRKGKTVTVISGFQAKPETLVDLLKKLKTQCGAGGTVKDNTIEIQGEHKEKLLQLLIKEGYKAKISGG